One region of Cyanobium sp. M30B3 genomic DNA includes:
- a CDS encoding PhoH family protein, which yields MRKTFVLDTNVLLHDPQALTRFEDNHIVIPIEVVEEIDRFKRDPAEKGRNARQVSRLLDELRAKGNLAEGVPNGDQGGTLVVVFCRSETLANLPPELKAGNGDNNILAVALEQQQLGAVIGDQPPVVLVTKDTNLRIKADAVGLIAQDYTSDRVDIADLYPGFCEAWVSAEQMDRVKLAPGLELDGLSLPAPLQANEGVTLIDQAQPAHTLLARYNATSATLQPLQHAPRAKLGRIQPRNREQTFALDLLLDPAIQLVTLVGKAGTGKTLLALAAGLNQVADERIYERLLVTRPVISLGKEIGFLPGDLEEKMGPWMQPIIDNLDFLLGGDDQPKGGSGPARAGHRPTRGNWNDLKSMGLLEVEAISYIRGRSIPRQFMVVDEAQNLTPHEVKTIVTRVGEGTKIVLTGDPYQIDNPYVDAESNGLTWLVERFKGQPLAGHVTLQRGERSPLAELAANLL from the coding sequence ATGCGAAAGACGTTCGTGCTGGACACCAACGTGTTGCTGCACGATCCGCAGGCCCTCACCCGCTTTGAGGACAACCACATCGTGATCCCGATCGAGGTGGTCGAGGAGATCGACCGCTTCAAGCGCGACCCGGCGGAGAAGGGACGCAACGCCCGCCAGGTGTCGCGGCTCCTGGATGAGCTGCGCGCCAAGGGCAACCTGGCCGAGGGGGTGCCCAATGGCGACCAGGGCGGAACGCTCGTGGTGGTGTTCTGCCGCAGCGAGACCCTGGCCAACCTGCCGCCGGAGCTGAAGGCAGGCAACGGCGACAACAACATTCTGGCGGTGGCCCTGGAGCAGCAGCAGCTGGGGGCCGTGATCGGCGACCAGCCGCCGGTGGTGCTGGTGACCAAGGACACCAACCTGCGCATCAAGGCCGATGCGGTGGGTCTGATCGCCCAGGACTACACCAGCGATCGGGTGGACATCGCCGATCTCTATCCCGGCTTCTGTGAGGCCTGGGTGAGTGCCGAGCAGATGGACCGGGTGAAGCTCGCACCGGGCCTGGAGCTCGATGGCCTCAGCCTGCCGGCCCCCCTGCAGGCCAATGAGGGGGTGACCCTGATCGACCAGGCCCAGCCCGCCCACACCCTGCTGGCCCGCTACAACGCCACTTCGGCCACGCTGCAGCCGCTGCAGCATGCGCCCAGGGCCAAGCTGGGCCGCATCCAGCCGCGCAACCGCGAGCAGACCTTCGCCCTGGATCTGCTGCTGGATCCCGCCATCCAGCTGGTGACGCTGGTGGGCAAAGCCGGCACGGGTAAGACGCTGCTGGCCCTGGCGGCCGGCCTCAACCAGGTGGCCGATGAACGGATTTACGAACGGCTGCTGGTGACCCGGCCTGTGATCTCCCTGGGTAAGGAGATCGGCTTCCTGCCCGGTGATCTTGAGGAGAAGATGGGTCCCTGGATGCAGCCGATCATCGACAACCTCGACTTTCTGCTCGGCGGCGATGATCAGCCGAAGGGCGGCTCCGGTCCGGCGCGGGCCGGGCACCGGCCGACCCGCGGCAACTGGAACGACCTCAAGAGCATGGGACTGCTGGAGGTGGAGGCGATCAGCTACATCCGTGGCCGCTCGATTCCCCGCCAGTTCATGGTGGTGGATGAGGCCCAGAACCTCACCCCCCATGAGGTGAAGACGATCGTGACCCGGGTGGGTGAGGGCACCAAGATCGTGCTCACCGGCGACCCCTACCAGATCGACAATCCCTATGTGGACGCCGAGAGCAATGGCCTCACCTGGCTGGTGGAGCGCTTCAAGGGCCAGCCCCTGGCCGGCCATGTGACGCTGCAGCGGGGCGAGCGCAGCCCGCTGGCGGAACTGGCGGCGAATCTGCTGTAG
- a CDS encoding DUF3727 domain-containing protein, producing the protein MTGSGELPTDVPTVLVRDQKGRQLLCFLEQLIPLDGHDYVLLTPVDTPVCLFRLDDDADPELIDSVDASEPILSVADVVLQEHDLTLVRSAVTLTVSGELDEPEPEELDDEDADDESETYELLVSFLVNDQEYGLYIPLDPFFVVARMQGNEAVLVEGDEFERVQPRIEAELEEREGLE; encoded by the coding sequence ATGACTGGCTCGGGCGAACTCCCCACCGATGTGCCCACCGTGCTGGTGCGCGATCAGAAAGGCCGGCAGCTGCTCTGCTTCCTGGAGCAGCTGATCCCCCTTGATGGCCACGACTACGTGCTGCTCACGCCAGTGGACACGCCGGTGTGCCTGTTCCGCCTCGATGACGACGCCGATCCGGAACTGATCGACAGCGTCGATGCCAGCGAGCCGATCCTGTCGGTGGCCGACGTGGTGCTGCAGGAGCACGACCTCACCCTGGTGCGCTCCGCCGTGACCCTCACGGTGAGCGGCGAACTGGACGAACCCGAACCCGAGGAGCTCGACGACGAGGATGCCGACGACGAGTCGGAAACCTACGAACTGCTGGTGAGCTTCCTGGTCAACGACCAGGAATATGGTCTTTACATCCCGCTGGATCCCTTCTTCGTGGTGGCTCGCATGCAGGGCAACGAGGCCGTGCTGGTGGAGGGCGACGAGTTCGAGCGGGTGCAGCCGCGCATCGAGGCGGAGCTGGAGGAGCGGGAGGGGCTGGAGTGA
- a CDS encoding sugar phosphate isomerase/epimerase — MFSLWGFQGDLAAAIRTARQHGFHGLEANLHHPALAELAPAAVVEQLAEAGLALVLELLTGGDYVPRLDCSPEQHRRELEQQLALAPALAPLRVSVLTGSDSWPWPVQQPFWAQVLELAAACPLPVSFETHRSRSFYSPWLIGTYLEAFPQLRLTADLSHWCAVAERLMTPELEPVRAMAARVDHIHARVGHAQGPSVGHPFAPEWAEALEAHRRCWHLFAQQRSGATQGPFTITPEFGPDGYLPQLPFTGQPVADLLEINGAMAAWLGRLAPW, encoded by the coding sequence ATGTTCAGCCTCTGGGGCTTCCAGGGCGATCTGGCCGCCGCCATCCGCACCGCCCGCCAGCACGGCTTCCACGGGCTGGAGGCCAACCTCCACCATCCGGCCCTGGCCGAACTTGCCCCGGCCGCCGTGGTGGAGCAGCTGGCTGAGGCGGGCCTGGCCCTGGTGCTGGAGCTGCTCACCGGCGGTGACTACGTGCCCCGGCTCGACTGCAGCCCGGAGCAGCACCGGCGCGAACTGGAGCAACAGCTGGCCCTGGCCCCCGCCCTGGCGCCCCTGCGGGTGAGCGTGCTCACCGGCAGCGACAGCTGGCCCTGGCCGGTGCAGCAGCCCTTCTGGGCCCAGGTCCTGGAGCTGGCGGCCGCCTGCCCCCTGCCGGTGAGCTTTGAAACCCACCGCTCGCGCAGCTTCTACAGCCCCTGGCTGATCGGCACCTACCTGGAGGCCTTCCCCCAGCTGCGCCTCACCGCCGATCTGAGCCACTGGTGCGCGGTGGCCGAGCGGCTGATGACCCCTGAGCTGGAGCCGGTGCGGGCGATGGCGGCGCGGGTGGACCACATCCACGCCCGGGTGGGCCACGCCCAGGGGCCCTCGGTGGGCCACCCCTTCGCGCCGGAGTGGGCCGAGGCGCTGGAGGCCCACCGCCGCTGCTGGCACCTGTTCGCCCAGCAGCGCTCCGGCGCCACCCAGGGCCCCTTCACGATCACGCCGGAATTCGGCCCCGACGGCTACCTGCCCCAGCTGCCCTTCACCGGCCAGCCGGTGGCCGATCTGCTGGAGATCAATGGGGCCATGGCGGCGTGGCTGGGCCGGCTGGCGCCGTGGTGA
- the ruvX gene encoding Holliday junction resolvase RuvX: MPRPRPRSALALDVGRRRIGLAGCDPLGLTVTPLPALARAAFSADLNLLMPLIERRRVQLLVVGLPLDSTGAATPQARHCRRYGLQLAAASQLPLVWVNEHSSSWAAAELRGLRGDRSGALDSAAAALLLEQWLQDGPEPDPGRAELP; encoded by the coding sequence TTGCCCCGGCCCCGGCCCCGCTCCGCCCTGGCCCTCGATGTGGGCCGCCGGCGCATCGGCCTGGCCGGCTGCGACCCCCTGGGCCTGACGGTCACCCCCCTGCCCGCCCTGGCACGGGCTGCCTTCAGCGCCGACCTCAACCTGCTGATGCCGCTGATCGAGCGCCGCCGGGTGCAGCTGCTGGTGGTGGGCCTGCCGCTGGACAGCACAGGCGCCGCCACGCCCCAGGCCCGGCACTGCCGCCGCTACGGCCTGCAGCTGGCAGCCGCCAGCCAGCTGCCGCTGGTGTGGGTGAATGAACACAGCAGCAGCTGGGCCGCCGCCGAGCTGCGGGGCCTGCGGGGCGACCGCAGCGGCGCCCTGGACAGCGCTGCCGCCGCCCTGCTGCTGGAGCAGTGGCTGCAGGACGGCCCCGAGCCGGACCCCGGCAGAGCCGAGCTCCCCTGA
- a CDS encoding alpha/beta fold hydrolase — translation MSATPASAPPRQQRIEHQLGPWPLACGHTIAAAQVTVLQIGELNAERSNLILVPTSYGARPEDLAWLAGPVLDPQRWCIVIAGQFGNGASSSPSNSAMGLAEQGWVVRHRDNVAAQRQLLAELYGVERIPLIYGWSMGAQQAYRWAVDHPELVERICCVCGSTRTSPHNRLFCLSLRQALTADRHWTGSGFSAPPQQGLLTYALIYASWAASQPFFRTVDEPVEEHVERQWLPHYQRHDPRDLIAMLDTWLAHDVADGGELAAALGSIRARTAVVAGSHDLYFTPADLASEAAAIPGASFHVIESELGHRAGNPHSSAAEQEQLRALVAALLAQDSPL, via the coding sequence ATGAGCGCCACCCCGGCAAGCGCCCCACCCCGCCAGCAGCGGATCGAACACCAGCTGGGCCCCTGGCCCCTGGCCTGCGGCCACACCATCGCCGCTGCCCAGGTCACGGTGCTGCAGATCGGCGAGCTCAACGCCGAGCGCTCCAACCTGATCCTGGTGCCTACCTCCTATGGCGCCCGGCCGGAGGACCTGGCCTGGCTGGCGGGGCCGGTGCTCGACCCGCAGCGCTGGTGCATCGTGATCGCCGGCCAGTTCGGCAACGGCGCCTCCAGCAGCCCGAGCAACAGCGCCATGGGCCTGGCCGAGCAGGGCTGGGTGGTGCGGCACCGCGACAACGTGGCCGCCCAGCGGCAGCTGCTGGCCGAGCTCTACGGCGTGGAGCGGATCCCGCTGATCTACGGCTGGTCGATGGGCGCCCAGCAGGCCTACCGGTGGGCGGTGGACCATCCCGAGCTGGTGGAGCGGATCTGCTGCGTGTGCGGCAGCACCCGCACCTCCCCCCACAACCGCCTGTTCTGCCTCAGCCTGCGCCAGGCCCTCACCGCCGACCGCCACTGGACGGGCAGCGGCTTCAGCGCCCCGCCGCAGCAGGGGCTGCTCACCTATGCGCTGATCTACGCCAGCTGGGCCGCCAGCCAGCCCTTCTTCCGCACGGTCGACGAGCCGGTGGAGGAGCACGTGGAGCGCCAGTGGCTGCCCCACTACCAGCGCCACGACCCGCGCGACCTGATCGCCATGCTCGACACCTGGCTGGCCCACGACGTGGCCGATGGCGGCGAGCTGGCTGCCGCGCTCGGCTCGATCCGGGCACGCACGGCGGTAGTGGCCGGCAGCCACGACCTCTACTTCACCCCGGCCGACCTGGCCAGCGAAGCGGCGGCCATCCCCGGCGCCTCCTTCCACGTGATCGAGTCGGAGCTGGGCCACCGGGCCGGCAACCCCCACAGCAGCGCCGCCGAGCAGGAACAGCTGCGGGCGCTGGTGGCTGCGCTGCTGGCCCAGGACAGCCCGCTCTGA
- a CDS encoding aromatic ring-hydroxylating dioxygenase subunit alpha: MPAPPFLPSWVYRSAAVAARERSHYADRCWHPVAARSEIDAGGALAVELLGVPLLLTAPRGEDQGPQPAVRAFLNRCPHRGVALLASGTAAPRCRRLVCPYHGWTYDLNGQLLAAAREAEFMEPFNREHWPLQEVPCRQLGPLLWVALGPTPLPLEEQLDLVLAEAGKLFTTPRQLLGRQQLGLACNWKVAHDNTLDDYHVAIAHPTTLHREQGPVRDYRYALSPHGTLLATPSGAGGTFYTFGLAPWTHLLLWPDQRLALLSFLPSLPASPGEAADLEHCVMDVWLFGPPEFAAGAADWMAEMQRFLEEDRRLVESAQRGYANGLVPGPAHRLEQRILQWQALYRRWMELEEEPQPQLSPRALTTAPAGPATPPWPH, from the coding sequence ATGCCCGCTCCCCCGTTCCTGCCCAGCTGGGTGTACCGCTCGGCGGCGGTGGCCGCCCGCGAGCGCAGCCACTACGCCGACCGCTGCTGGCACCCGGTGGCGGCCCGCAGCGAGATCGACGCTGGCGGGGCGCTGGCGGTGGAGCTGCTGGGCGTTCCCCTGCTGCTCACGGCCCCCCGAGGCGAGGATCAGGGGCCACAGCCGGCCGTGCGGGCCTTCCTCAACCGCTGTCCGCACCGGGGCGTGGCCCTGCTGGCCAGCGGCACGGCCGCCCCGCGCTGCCGCCGCCTGGTGTGCCCTTACCACGGCTGGACCTACGACCTCAACGGCCAGCTGCTGGCTGCCGCGCGGGAGGCGGAGTTTATGGAGCCGTTCAACCGCGAGCACTGGCCCCTGCAGGAGGTGCCCTGCCGCCAGCTGGGGCCGCTGCTCTGGGTGGCGCTCGGCCCCACTCCCCTGCCGCTGGAGGAGCAGCTCGACCTGGTGCTGGCCGAGGCGGGGAAGCTGTTCACCACGCCGCGGCAGCTGCTGGGGCGGCAGCAGCTGGGGCTGGCCTGCAACTGGAAGGTGGCCCACGACAACACGCTCGACGACTACCACGTGGCGATCGCCCACCCCACCACCCTGCACCGCGAGCAGGGGCCGGTGCGCGACTACCGCTACGCCCTCAGTCCCCACGGCACCCTGCTGGCCACCCCCTCCGGCGCGGGCGGCACCTTCTACACCTTCGGCCTGGCCCCCTGGACCCACCTGCTGCTCTGGCCCGACCAGCGGCTGGCTCTGCTGAGCTTCCTGCCCAGCCTGCCCGCCAGCCCCGGAGAGGCCGCCGATCTGGAGCACTGCGTGATGGATGTGTGGCTGTTCGGCCCGCCCGAATTCGCGGCCGGCGCCGCCGATTGGATGGCGGAGATGCAGCGCTTTCTGGAGGAAGACCGGCGGCTGGTGGAGTCGGCCCAGCGGGGTTACGCCAACGGGCTGGTGCCCGGGCCAGCCCACCGGCTGGAGCAGCGGATCCTGCAGTGGCAGGCCCTCTACCGCCGCTGGATGGAGCTGGAGGAGGAGCCCCAGCCCCAGCTGAGCCCCCGGGCGCTCACCACGGCGCCAGCCGGCCCAGCCACGCCGCCATGGCCCCATTGA
- a CDS encoding fatty acid desaturase: protein MPPLTAPAGTATATATAPAQSGPLIPREALAQLNELRNGPAALRLASHLLTIALGGVVWGQQGWPLLLRLAGLLLCGVGLATCFAGLHECSHRTAFRSRSANDVAAWWLGLLSFYNATAYRRYHQWHHRYTHQPGLDPELDDPVPTSIGAYLLEIGGWHWWSGKLAGFARLLWGDLSQLPYLTSEVIPKVRRSAWLQVGVYGALAALSLVGGNGFLLWFWLLPLAVGQPFLRFVLMAEHSGCSFSTKGTSNTRTTLTIAPVRWLMWNMPFHAEHHLYASIPFHALPAAHGHIAPRLEHLDPGYLAVHRQLLANLPALALPTGAGKPA from the coding sequence ATGCCCCCCTTGACCGCGCCAGCCGGCACCGCCACCGCCACCGCCACCGCCCCAGCCCAGAGCGGCCCCCTGATTCCCCGGGAGGCGCTGGCCCAGCTCAACGAGCTGCGCAACGGCCCCGCCGCCCTGCGCCTGGCCAGCCACCTGCTCACGATTGCCCTGGGAGGGGTGGTGTGGGGCCAGCAGGGCTGGCCCCTGCTGCTGCGGCTGGCCGGCCTGCTGCTGTGCGGGGTGGGCCTGGCCACCTGTTTCGCCGGGCTGCACGAGTGCAGCCACCGCACCGCCTTCCGCAGCCGCAGCGCCAACGACGTGGCCGCCTGGTGGCTGGGGCTGCTGAGCTTCTACAACGCCACCGCCTACCGGCGCTACCACCAGTGGCACCACCGCTACACCCACCAGCCCGGCCTCGATCCGGAACTGGACGACCCCGTGCCCACCAGCATCGGTGCCTACCTGCTGGAGATCGGCGGCTGGCACTGGTGGAGCGGCAAGCTGGCCGGCTTCGCCCGCCTGCTCTGGGGTGATCTCTCCCAGTTGCCCTATCTCACCTCAGAGGTGATCCCCAAGGTGCGCCGCTCGGCCTGGCTGCAGGTGGGGGTGTACGGGGCCCTGGCGGCGCTGTCGCTGGTGGGCGGCAACGGCTTTCTGCTGTGGTTCTGGCTGCTGCCGCTGGCGGTGGGCCAACCCTTCCTGCGCTTCGTGCTGATGGCCGAACACAGCGGCTGCAGCTTCTCCACCAAGGGCACCAGCAACACCCGCACCACCCTCACCATCGCGCCGGTGCGCTGGCTGATGTGGAACATGCCCTTCCACGCCGAGCACCACCTCTACGCCTCGATTCCCTTCCACGCCCTGCCGGCGGCCCACGGCCACATCGCCCCCCGGCTGGAGCACCTCGACCCGGGCTACCTGGCGGTGCACCGGCAGCTGCTGGCCAACCTGCCGGCCCTGGCGCTGCCCACCGGCGCCGGCAAGCCGGCATGA
- a CDS encoding YqeG family HAD IIIA-type phosphatase: MNLRQWLKPDWLLDGTLVDLPLQELLDRRIGALVLDVDRTLLPRRQSTLPQRMRQWLEQAQGQLPIHLLSNNPSRQRIGAVARELGVPFTTSAAKPRRQALRRVLEELQLPAGRVALIGDRVFTDVIAGNRLGLFTVLVKPIDPQGHPCQRDHLQKLEVRLANWMGGSLG, from the coding sequence GTGAACCTGCGCCAGTGGCTCAAACCCGACTGGCTGCTGGACGGCACCCTGGTGGACCTGCCCCTCCAGGAGCTGCTGGATCGGCGGATCGGTGCCCTGGTGTTGGATGTGGACCGCACCCTGCTACCGCGGCGCCAGAGCACCCTGCCGCAGCGGATGCGCCAGTGGCTGGAGCAGGCCCAGGGGCAGCTGCCGATTCACCTGCTCAGCAACAACCCCTCCCGCCAGCGCATCGGTGCGGTGGCCCGGGAGCTGGGGGTGCCCTTCACCACGTCCGCGGCCAAGCCGCGCCGCCAGGCGTTGCGGCGCGTTTTGGAGGAGCTGCAGCTGCCCGCCGGCCGCGTCGCCCTGATCGGCGACAGGGTGTTCACCGATGTGATCGCCGGCAACCGCCTGGGGCTGTTCACCGTGCTGGTGAAGCCGATCGACCCCCAGGGCCACCCCTGCCAGCGCGATCACCTGCAGAAGCTGGAAGTGCGCCTGGCCAACTGGATGGGCGGCAGCCTGGGCTGA
- a CDS encoding F420-0:Gamma-glutamyl ligase, whose product MKVALIAALVFGLALLWLELRHRLRPASPLQLRAEPFSTRRSGKRTLVVEGTVAISNPHPRMEVFVPELELRPTLLGRGDLADMKVRTAVKALHPDEESRADGYWAAYIVKGRKTTRAELKVEIKAAEEADLDTLLDTLWLEVCWVNYGPFGRLWRRDGILVPLRRPQPQGPESANWRSGERCAVLPVRTHLLGTLDDPEQVLRHYAGAVLQKGDVLTIGETPLAVMQGRYHHPQNVEPSGLARLLCRVFHPTSSLATACGLQSLIDVVGPARVLCAWLAGTALKLVGSRGWFYRLAGDQARLIDDVTGTTPPYDQTIVLGPDQPEAFCATMARALGVAVAVVDVNDLGRVKVLASSPGCDEELLQRALRPNPAGNANERTPLVLVRPA is encoded by the coding sequence CTGAAGGTGGCCCTGATTGCCGCCCTGGTCTTCGGCCTGGCCCTGCTCTGGTTGGAACTGCGCCACCGGCTGCGGCCCGCCTCTCCGCTGCAGCTGCGGGCCGAGCCCTTCAGCACCCGCCGCAGCGGCAAGCGCACTCTGGTGGTGGAGGGCACGGTTGCCATCAGCAACCCCCATCCGCGCATGGAGGTGTTCGTACCCGAGCTGGAGCTGCGCCCCACCCTGCTGGGCCGCGGCGACCTGGCGGATATGAAAGTACGCACGGCTGTGAAGGCCCTGCATCCCGACGAGGAAAGCCGAGCCGACGGCTACTGGGCCGCCTACATCGTCAAGGGGCGCAAGACCACCCGCGCCGAACTCAAGGTGGAGATCAAGGCCGCTGAGGAAGCCGATCTCGACACCCTGCTCGACACCCTCTGGCTGGAGGTGTGCTGGGTGAATTACGGGCCCTTCGGCCGGCTCTGGCGCCGCGACGGCATCCTCGTGCCCCTGCGCCGGCCCCAGCCCCAGGGCCCGGAGAGCGCCAACTGGCGCAGCGGCGAGCGCTGCGCGGTGCTGCCGGTGCGCACCCACCTGCTGGGCACCCTCGACGACCCCGAGCAAGTGCTGCGTCACTATGCCGGCGCCGTGCTGCAGAAGGGCGACGTGCTCACCATCGGTGAAACGCCCCTGGCGGTGATGCAGGGCCGCTACCACCATCCCCAGAACGTGGAGCCCAGCGGCCTGGCCCGGCTGCTCTGCCGCGTGTTCCACCCCACCAGCTCCCTGGCCACCGCCTGCGGCCTGCAGAGCCTGATCGACGTGGTCGGCCCCGCCCGGGTGCTCTGTGCCTGGCTGGCCGGCACCGCCCTCAAGCTTGTGGGCTCCAGGGGCTGGTTCTACCGGCTGGCGGGCGACCAGGCCCGGCTGATCGATGACGTGACCGGCACCACCCCGCCCTACGACCAGACCATCGTGCTCGGTCCGGACCAGCCCGAAGCGTTCTGCGCCACCATGGCCCGGGCCCTCGGTGTGGCCGTGGCGGTGGTGGATGTGAACGACCTGGGCCGGGTGAAGGTGCTGGCCTCCAGCCCGGGATGCGACGAGGAGCTGCTGCAGCGGGCCCTGCGGCCCAACCCGGCCGGCAACGCCAACGAGCGCACGCCGCTGGTGCTGGTGCGCCCGGCCTGA
- the glnT gene encoding type III glutamate--ammonia ligase → MTLPSLDLSDRLQALGLPFVLVSFTDLFGIQRAKLVPASAMAAMATDGAGFAGFAAWLDLSPADGDVLAVPDPASLTALPWQSGVGWMAAELTLNGEPMAQCPRRLLRHQQQRAAALGFELRSGVEAEFFLLSPDGAAIADPADHQEKPCYDQLALMRRFGLIGPLLTAMEELGWGPYQADHEDANGQFEINWTYAEALTTADRHAFFKVMVKAMAEQQGLRASFMAKPFAALTGNGCHTHLSLWGATDSADSDRNLFHDPAGELGLSTLAYQFIGGLIAHAPALCAITNPTVNSYRRLAAPPTTSGATWSPGGISYTGNNRTHMVRIPDDQRLELRLADGSAHPYLLQAAILAAGLDGIARQLNPGPRRDNDNYAQPLSLDQCQRLPADLGEALDAFAADTALRQGLGEPFCQAYEHLRRRQWQRERGDISDAERRSSLDC, encoded by the coding sequence ATGACCCTCCCCTCCCTCGACCTCAGCGATCGCCTGCAGGCCCTCGGCCTGCCGTTCGTGCTGGTGTCGTTCACCGACCTGTTCGGCATCCAGCGGGCCAAGCTGGTGCCCGCCTCGGCCATGGCGGCGATGGCCACGGACGGGGCAGGCTTCGCGGGCTTTGCAGCCTGGCTGGATCTCTCCCCCGCCGATGGCGACGTGCTGGCCGTGCCAGACCCGGCCAGCCTCACGGCCCTGCCCTGGCAGAGCGGCGTGGGCTGGATGGCCGCCGAGCTCACCCTCAACGGCGAGCCGATGGCCCAGTGCCCGCGCCGGCTGCTGCGCCATCAGCAGCAGCGCGCCGCAGCCCTGGGCTTTGAGCTGCGCAGCGGTGTGGAGGCGGAATTCTTCCTGCTCAGCCCCGATGGCGCCGCCATCGCCGATCCGGCCGATCACCAGGAGAAGCCCTGCTACGACCAGCTGGCCCTGATGCGCCGGTTCGGGTTGATCGGCCCGCTGCTCACGGCGATGGAGGAGCTGGGCTGGGGGCCGTACCAGGCCGACCACGAGGACGCCAACGGCCAGTTCGAGATCAACTGGACCTATGCCGAGGCCCTCACCACTGCCGACCGCCATGCCTTCTTCAAGGTGATGGTGAAGGCGATGGCGGAGCAGCAGGGGCTGCGGGCCAGCTTCATGGCCAAGCCCTTCGCCGCCCTCACCGGCAACGGCTGCCACACCCACCTTTCGCTCTGGGGGGCGACGGACAGCGCGGACAGCGACCGCAACCTGTTCCACGACCCCGCCGGCGAACTGGGGCTTTCGACGCTGGCTTACCAGTTCATCGGCGGCCTGATCGCCCACGCGCCGGCCCTGTGCGCGATCACCAATCCCACGGTGAACAGCTACCGGCGCCTGGCGGCACCGCCCACCACCTCCGGCGCCACCTGGAGCCCGGGCGGCATCAGCTACACCGGCAACAACCGCACCCACATGGTGCGCATCCCCGACGACCAGCGCCTGGAGCTGCGCCTGGCCGACGGCTCGGCCCACCCCTACCTGCTGCAGGCGGCGATCCTGGCAGCCGGCCTCGATGGCATCGCGCGCCAGCTCAACCCCGGCCCCCGCCGCGACAACGACAACTACGCCCAGCCCCTCAGCCTCGACCAATGCCAGCGGCTGCCGGCCGACCTGGGGGAGGCCCTCGACGCCTTCGCCGCCGACACAGCCCTGCGCCAGGGCCTGGGTGAGCCGTTCTGCCAGGCCTACGAACACCTGCGCCGCCGCCAGTGGCAGCGGGAACGGGGCGACATCAGCGACGCCGAACGCCGCTCCAGCCTCGACTGCTGA
- a CDS encoding GNAT family N-acetyltransferase has product MESLAAWHLPLLSDPAFLPLQPQLQRALLRQLPERLLGLMRSGRRRCPPQVLVARQDNTLLGVIISRPLNRTASCWQVQHLRIAPSGQRRQLSQDLLREAIQRARGATSWIATSSSLDNDRLAALREQGFQPLRTERLWRLQGPWQAAAAASAQAGSEGGQEPTLRPLNRRTAWALFQLEQAACPAQLRQLLDRSSDDLLDQSHGRGWMLLDAARNQAVAGLRWLGDHPGGGHDLELTVHPGWTHLIGAGTERLLGQARQALADGEPLWLRSDVGERELDRWLQRRGAEPLGERVLMARSVWRRQECPAPAQQAARRLEAMLEQLQPRRRPLPTPVGHR; this is encoded by the coding sequence ATCGAGTCGCTGGCGGCCTGGCATCTGCCGCTGCTGAGCGATCCGGCCTTCCTGCCCCTCCAGCCCCAGCTGCAGAGGGCCCTGCTGCGCCAGTTGCCCGAACGTCTGCTGGGACTGATGCGCAGCGGCCGCCGTCGCTGCCCCCCCCAGGTGCTGGTGGCCCGCCAGGACAACACCCTGCTGGGGGTGATCATCAGCCGCCCCCTCAACCGCACGGCCAGTTGCTGGCAGGTGCAGCACCTGCGGATCGCCCCATCCGGCCAGCGCCGCCAGCTCTCCCAAGACCTGCTGCGCGAAGCCATCCAGCGGGCCCGGGGTGCCACCAGCTGGATCGCCACCAGTTCCAGCCTCGACAACGACCGCCTGGCCGCCCTGCGCGAACAGGGATTCCAGCCCCTGCGCACCGAGCGCCTCTGGCGGCTGCAGGGCCCATGGCAGGCCGCTGCGGCGGCCAGCGCCCAGGCCGGCAGCGAAGGGGGCCAAGAGCCGACGCTGCGCCCCCTCAACCGGCGCACGGCCTGGGCCCTGTTCCAGCTGGAGCAGGCCGCCTGCCCCGCCCAGCTGCGGCAGTTGCTCGACCGCAGCAGCGACGACCTGCTCGACCAGAGCCACGGCCGGGGCTGGATGCTGCTGGACGCAGCCCGCAATCAGGCCGTCGCCGGCCTGCGCTGGCTGGGGGACCATCCCGGTGGCGGCCATGACCTGGAACTCACGGTGCATCCCGGCTGGACCCACCTGATCGGAGCCGGCACCGAGCGGCTGCTCGGCCAGGCCCGGCAGGCCCTGGCCGATGGCGAACCCCTCTGGCTGCGCAGCGATGTGGGCGAACGCGAGCTGGACCGCTGGCTGCAGCGCCGCGGTGCCGAGCCCCTGGGAGAGCGCGTGCTGATGGCCCGCAGCGTGTGGCGGCGCCAGGAATGCCCGGCCCCCGCGCAGCAGGCGGCCCGGCGGCTGGAAGCGATGCTGGAGCAGCTCCAGCCCCGCCGGCGCCCCCTGCCCACGCCGGTGGGGCACCGCTGA